The Rhabdothermincola sediminis genome contains the following window.
CAGCCTCATGGAGTGGCTGGTCGTGGTGGGCATCGCCGGCCTCGGGCTGCTGCTGTTCGGGCTGGGCGAGTCCCTCCTTCCCGTCGACCGTGCCGCCGAGCAGGCCGGTCCCGCCGACACCGCGGAGGTCGACCATGTACGTGTTTGACAGGGCCGTCGGCCGTCGTGCGTTCATCCGTGGTGGTGGCGCCACCGTCGCCGGGGCGGTCGCAGGCGTCGGGCTGACCGGCTGCGCCGGCGACGCCACCGAGCACGCCCTCCCCGTCGACGAGGAGGGCCGGGCTGTCTGGGGGCGCGAATCCGGTGAGTGGATCCCGAGCTGCTGCAACATGTGCGGCGGGCAGTGCGGGATCATGGTCCATGTCGTCGACGGCACGGTCACGAAGATCGAGCCGAACAACTGGAACCCGAACAACTACACCAACATCTCGACGGACTTCTTCGACGGCTACAGCGAGACCTACGGCGTCGCCGAGGGGTCGGTGATCTGCCCCAAAGGCAACGCCGGCATCGCCCAGCTGTACGACCCGGACCGCGTCTCGAAGCCGTTGAAGCGCACCAACCCCGACAAGTCGCTCGATGCCGACCCGGCCTGGGAGGAGATCTCCTGGGACCAGGCGCTCGACGAGATCGCCGGGCGTCTCCGCGCCCTGCGTGACGCCGGAGAGGCCCACAAGCTGCTGTGGATCAGCGAGGACCACTCGTTCGTCCACATCCAGCAGGACTTCACCGAGCTGTACGGCACCCCCAACTACTCCAACCACTCGAACCTGTGCGACGTGGCGCGCAAAGCGTCGTGCAAGTCCGTCATGGGTGACGAACGGCCGTTGGCGGACACGATCCAGTCGCGGTACGTGATGCTGTTCGGCTGGAACCCGACGTCGGCGATCAAGTGGGTGCACCTGCCCCGGATCATCACCCGGGCCGTCGAGAACGGCGCCCGGCTCGTCGTGGTCGACCCCTACCTGTCTGACACCGCCGCGAAGGCCCACGAGTGGGTCTCGCTGCGCCCCGGCACTGACGGCGCGCTGGCGCTCGCCATGGCCCACGTCATCATCCGGGACGAGCTGTACGACCGGGAGTTCATCGAGAACTGGACGGTCGGGTTCGACGAGTTCCGGGCTCACGTGGCCGACAAGACCCCCGAGTGGGCCGAGGAGATCACCTCCGTGCGGGCCGCCACGATCGAGCGGTTGGCCACCGAGCTCGCGACCACCAAGCCAGCGCTGGTCGACTTCTGGAGTGGGCCCGGCCAGCACTCCAACGGGGTGCAGGGCGGGCGGGCGATCGCCCACCTCAACACGCTGATCGGCTCCTGGGACCGGCCCGGGGGGATGATCATCCCGTCCCGCAAGGGCAACAAGCACGTGCACATCGACCCGGACCCCGCGGTCGAGGCGACCCTCGAGCAGCCACGGTTCGACCAACTCGACACCTACCCGCTCGGCCACAAGTCCGGGGTCTACGCCCGCATGTTCGAGAACCTGCTCGAGGGCAAGGGTCCCTACGACGCCAAGGCCATGGTGTGCATCTTCCAGAACCCGGTGATGGCCGTGCCGGGCGCGGATCGGGTCGCCGAGGCGCTCGCCAAGCTCGAGCTGTTCGTGGTCGTGGACACCATGCTCAGCGAGACGGCGATGCTCGCCGACTACGTGCTGCCCGGCAGCACCTACCTCGAGCGCTACGACTTGAACACCCACTGGGTCACCTGGACCGCGATCGGTCTGCGCCAGCCGGTGCTCAAGCCGATCTTCGGTCAGCCGACCGAGTACGAGATCGTCACCGAGCTCGGCCGCCGGCTCGACCTGCGGGACGCGGACGGCAAGCCGTTCTTCCGGATCGGGCCCGTGTCGGGCACCGAGATCGACGACACGACGGCCTGGTACGAGGAGTACCTGTCGGCCGAGCTGCAGGCCGGCCCGGGCATCACCCTCGAGGAGCTGAAGGCCATGCCCGGTGCGGTGTATGTGAGCACCAAGGGCACCGAGTACGCCAAGTACGACACCGTGTTGGCTCCGGACAAGCTCGCGACCGCGTACTTCGACGGTGACCCCACCGCCGAGGGCACCGCGATCTGGGACAAGCCCAAGGACGAGGGTGGCACGCTCATCGGTCACATCATCGGTGGCCAGCCCCGGCGGGGGTTCTTCACCGAGAGCGGCAAGGTGGAGTTCGTCTCGACCTCGCTGGCCGGCAAGAAGGACGCGGCCGGCAACGAGGTCGACCCGCTCCCGGTGTACACCCCCCGGGACTGGCAGCCCGACCGGCAGTACCCGCTCTACCTCATCAACTGGAAGGAGGCGTCCCACACGCACTCCCGCACCCAGAACAACGCCATCCTGCTCGAGTTGAAGGCCGACAACCCGCTCGTCGTGCACCCCGACACCGCGGAGCGCTTCGGCGTGAGAGACGGGGAGCAGGCCTGGGTGACGTCCCCCTACGGGAGGGTCCAGGCACGCGTGCAGGTCAGCCGGCGGATCCACCCCGAGGTGGTCGGCCTCCAGCACGGCTTCGGGCACCGGGCCCTGGGGCGGCTCGCCCGTGGGCGCGGGACCGCCGACGGGGTGCTCCGCCCCGTCAAGGCGGATCCGCTGTCGGGCATGGCGTTGCACAAGGAGGCCTGCGTCACCATCAGTCCTGTCCGCTGAACCGTTCAGCCCGTCTGCCGCCCCGGCGGTGCCTTGGTGTCCGAGGCGTCGCCGGGGCGGCGGCGTGTCCGGCCAGTTCGCCACCACGACCGTTACCTGCCGTTCACCCACAATTCAGCCAGGCCTCACCAGGTGGTCCGTCGGGATACACCTCCGGTTCTTAGCGTCCCGTCGTCCATGACTTCACAGCCAAGGAGATGACGGTGCGAACGATTCGGTACGTAGGGCTGGCCCTTGCGCTCACAACGAGCGTGAGCCTGGCTGCCTGCTCGGACAGCGATACGTCCGGTGATGGCGGTTCGACTGCCACGACGGCGGCCCAGTCGGGCGGTTCCGGTTCCGATCAGAAGCTCTCGGGCTCGATCCGCATCGACGGTTCGAGCACCGTCACCCCCCTGATCTCGCTGGCCGCCGAGGACTTCCAGGCCGAGAACCCGGGCGTCCAGGTGACGGTGGGCACCTCGGGCACCGGTGGTGGCTTCGAGAAGTTCTGCAACGGTGAGACGGACTTCTCGATGGCATCCCGCCCGATCAAGGACTCCGAGAAGCAGGCTTGCGCGGCGAAGGGCATCGAGCCGCTCGAGCTCATCGTTGCCAACGACGGTCTCTCGGTGGTCGTGAACCCGGCGAACGACTGGGCCGAGTGCCTCACGGTGGAGCAACTCAACGAGATCTGGAAGCCTGGGAGCACGATCAAAAACTGGAACCAGATCGACCCGTCGTTCCCTGACGAGCCGCTGACCCTGTACGGCGCAGGCTCGGACTCGGGGACCTTCGACTACTTCACCGCCGCCATCAACGGTGAGGAGGGAGCGACCCGCACGGACTACAACCCGAGCGAGGACGACAACGTGACGGTCACCGGGGTCGCCGGTTCGAAAGGGGCGATGGGCTACTTCGGTCTCTCCTACCTCCTCGAGAACAAGGGCAAGGTGAAGGGCCTCGCCATCGATGGGGGTGACGGGTGCGTCGAGCCGACCACGGAGACCGTGCAGTCCGGCGAGTACAAGCCGCTTGGCCGGCCGCTGTTCATCTACACCAAGGCCGATGCCGCCAAGCGCCCCGAGGTGAAGGCTTTCGCCAAGTTCTACTTCGACAACCAGGAGATGATCACCGAAGAAGCGCTGTTCGTGCCGCTCACCGAGGAGCAGGTTTCGAAGGCACGAGAAGAGCTCGCGGCCATCGAGTCGAAGTGAGTGCGGCAACGTCGACATCGGTGCCCAGCCCGCTCGAGTTGGCGGAGGGGAGCCTGCTCCCCTCCGCCGGCCTGCGGCGGCGTCTTCTGATCGAGCGTCTGGTCCGTGCGTCGCTGGCCGTCGTGGCGCTGCTGTCGGTGGGCATCACCGTGGCGATCGTGCTGTCGCTGCTACGACCGGCGATCGAGTTCTTCGCCGAGATCCCACTGTCGGAGTTCTTCGGTGGGACCACCTGGGCACCGCTGTTCGTGCCGCCACAGTTCGGGGTGTGGCCTCTGGTCACCGGCACACTGCTGATCATGGTGATCGCGGTCGCCGTGGCCGTCCCGTTCGGGCTCGGTGTGGCGTTCTACCTCAACGAGTACGCCTCCAGCCGCGTTCGGCGGATCCTCAAGCCGGTGCTCGAGATCCTCGCGGGCATCCCGACGGTCGTGTTCGGCTTCTTCGCCCTCTACTTCGTCAACCCCGAGATCGTGCAGCGCTTCTGGCCGTTCGGTCAGGTGGGCACCTTCTCGGCTCTCGCCGCCGGTCTGATGGTGGGGGTCATGATCCTGCCGACGATGGCGTCGTTGTCCGAGGACGCGTTCTCGGCGGTCCCGGGCGCGCTGCGGGACGGCTCGCTCGCGCTGGGGGCCACCAGGCGTGAGACCTGCACCAAGGTCATCCTTCCGGCGGCGGCGTCCGGTGTGATGGCCGCCACGGTTCTCGCCTTCTCCCGTGCGATCGGAGAGACCACGATCGTGCTGCTGGCCGCCGGCTCCAACCCCCAGTTCACGCTCGATCCGGGGCAGGGGGTCCAGACCATGGCATCGTTCATCGGC
Protein-coding sequences here:
- a CDS encoding molybdopterin-containing oxidoreductase family protein produces the protein MYVFDRAVGRRAFIRGGGATVAGAVAGVGLTGCAGDATEHALPVDEEGRAVWGRESGEWIPSCCNMCGGQCGIMVHVVDGTVTKIEPNNWNPNNYTNISTDFFDGYSETYGVAEGSVICPKGNAGIAQLYDPDRVSKPLKRTNPDKSLDADPAWEEISWDQALDEIAGRLRALRDAGEAHKLLWISEDHSFVHIQQDFTELYGTPNYSNHSNLCDVARKASCKSVMGDERPLADTIQSRYVMLFGWNPTSAIKWVHLPRIITRAVENGARLVVVDPYLSDTAAKAHEWVSLRPGTDGALALAMAHVIIRDELYDREFIENWTVGFDEFRAHVADKTPEWAEEITSVRAATIERLATELATTKPALVDFWSGPGQHSNGVQGGRAIAHLNTLIGSWDRPGGMIIPSRKGNKHVHIDPDPAVEATLEQPRFDQLDTYPLGHKSGVYARMFENLLEGKGPYDAKAMVCIFQNPVMAVPGADRVAEALAKLELFVVVDTMLSETAMLADYVLPGSTYLERYDLNTHWVTWTAIGLRQPVLKPIFGQPTEYEIVTELGRRLDLRDADGKPFFRIGPVSGTEIDDTTAWYEEYLSAELQAGPGITLEELKAMPGAVYVSTKGTEYAKYDTVLAPDKLATAYFDGDPTAEGTAIWDKPKDEGGTLIGHIIGGQPRRGFFTESGKVEFVSTSLAGKKDAAGNEVDPLPVYTPRDWQPDRQYPLYLINWKEASHTHSRTQNNAILLELKADNPLVVHPDTAERFGVRDGEQAWVTSPYGRVQARVQVSRRIHPEVVGLQHGFGHRALGRLARGRGTADGVLRPVKADPLSGMALHKEACVTISPVR
- a CDS encoding PstS family phosphate ABC transporter substrate-binding protein, translating into MTVRTIRYVGLALALTTSVSLAACSDSDTSGDGGSTATTAAQSGGSGSDQKLSGSIRIDGSSTVTPLISLAAEDFQAENPGVQVTVGTSGTGGGFEKFCNGETDFSMASRPIKDSEKQACAAKGIEPLELIVANDGLSVVVNPANDWAECLTVEQLNEIWKPGSTIKNWNQIDPSFPDEPLTLYGAGSDSGTFDYFTAAINGEEGATRTDYNPSEDDNVTVTGVAGSKGAMGYFGLSYLLENKGKVKGLAIDGGDGCVEPTTETVQSGEYKPLGRPLFIYTKADAAKRPEVKAFAKFYFDNQEMITEEALFVPLTEEQVSKAREELAAIESK
- the pstC gene encoding phosphate ABC transporter permease subunit PstC, with amino-acid sequence MPSPLELAEGSLLPSAGLRRRLLIERLVRASLAVVALLSVGITVAIVLSLLRPAIEFFAEIPLSEFFGGTTWAPLFVPPQFGVWPLVTGTLLIMVIAVAVAVPFGLGVAFYLNEYASSRVRRILKPVLEILAGIPTVVFGFFALYFVNPEIVQRFWPFGQVGTFSALAAGLMVGVMILPTMASLSEDAFSAVPGALRDGSLALGATRRETCTKVILPAAASGVMAATVLAFSRAIGETTIVLLAAGSNPQFTLDPGQGVQTMASFIGFAGIGDQPTGSTGYKTIFAVGTLLFLITFVLNMISVRVVKRYREVYE